A stretch of Microbulbifer sp. SAOS-129_SWC DNA encodes these proteins:
- a CDS encoding GNAT family N-acetyltransferase has translation MSVEIRPADWAREREQIRSVRDAVFVREQQVDPKIEWDDCEARAQHFLVLRDGTAVGTGRLLPSGKIGRMAILQCERGTGLGLRLLAQICDFARQRGDKEVYLHAQCHAEDFYHKAGFSTAGGVFSEADIPHVKMVRALG, from the coding sequence ATGAGCGTGGAAATTCGGCCCGCCGACTGGGCGCGGGAACGCGAGCAGATTCGCAGCGTGCGCGACGCGGTATTTGTGCGCGAACAGCAGGTGGACCCGAAAATCGAATGGGATGATTGCGAAGCGCGGGCGCAGCACTTCCTGGTCCTGCGCGATGGCACGGCGGTGGGCACCGGGCGCCTGCTGCCGAGTGGCAAGATCGGCCGTATGGCGATTCTCCAGTGCGAGCGCGGTACCGGCCTGGGCCTACGCCTGCTGGCACAGATCTGCGACTTCGCGCGGCAGCGCGGCGACAAGGAGGTCTACCTGCACGCCCAATGCCACGCCGAAGACTTCTACCACAAGGCCGGTTTCAGCACCGCGGGCGGGGTTTTCAGTGAAGCCGATATCCCGCATGTGAAAATGGTGCGCGCTCTTGGCTGA
- a CDS encoding cupin domain-containing protein — MVKPLTNLGNMPVAEFMRDYWQQKPLLIRNAFPDFESPISGEELAGMALEEAVESRLVLENGESGPWELRNGPFSEEDFLSLPKTHWTLLVQAVDQWLSELAELKQAFRFIPDWRLDDVMISYAADQGSVGPHFDYYDVFLLQAEGKRRWQVGAKADESSPRVEGTPLKILREFTAEDSWVLEPGDMLYLPPQYSHWGVAEGGCTTISIGFRAPSARTILEDLAAELAHGLPEHLRYTDAGRAPATAPAEIDPASVQGLRAQLQEWLQQPQNIAQWFGAVMTEAKYPDTVALDAGSADDWREQLAQGAELVLNPASRCAFCRDPETLFVDGESFPAPLPFAEQFCQTHRIVQADVERHPQMAAAGGPIELLVAQGTLIYPPEDF, encoded by the coding sequence GTGGTCAAACCTCTTACTAATCTGGGCAATATGCCCGTCGCCGAATTCATGCGCGACTACTGGCAGCAGAAGCCGCTGCTGATCCGCAACGCCTTCCCCGACTTCGAGTCGCCAATTTCCGGTGAGGAACTCGCCGGGATGGCGCTGGAAGAGGCGGTGGAGTCGCGGCTGGTACTGGAAAATGGCGAAAGCGGCCCCTGGGAACTGCGCAACGGGCCGTTTAGCGAAGAAGATTTCCTGTCCCTGCCGAAAACACACTGGACCCTGCTGGTGCAGGCGGTGGACCAGTGGCTGTCGGAACTGGCGGAACTGAAGCAGGCGTTTCGCTTTATTCCGGATTGGCGCCTGGACGATGTGATGATCAGCTATGCCGCCGATCAGGGCAGTGTCGGGCCGCATTTCGATTACTACGATGTGTTCCTGCTGCAGGCGGAAGGCAAACGCCGCTGGCAGGTGGGCGCGAAAGCGGATGAAAGCAGCCCGCGCGTAGAGGGCACGCCGCTGAAGATCCTGCGTGAATTCACCGCCGAGGACAGCTGGGTGCTGGAGCCCGGCGACATGCTCTACCTGCCGCCGCAATACAGCCACTGGGGCGTGGCCGAGGGCGGTTGCACGACCATTTCCATCGGTTTTCGGGCGCCGTCGGCGCGCACGATCCTCGAGGACCTGGCCGCGGAGCTGGCGCACGGTCTGCCGGAACATCTGCGCTATACCGATGCGGGCCGGGCACCGGCCACAGCGCCGGCGGAAATCGATCCCGCTTCGGTACAGGGGTTGCGCGCGCAGTTGCAGGAGTGGCTGCAGCAGCCACAGAATATCGCGCAGTGGTTCGGTGCGGTCATGACCGAAGCCAAGTACCCGGATACCGTGGCGCTGGATGCGGGCAGCGCCGACGACTGGCGCGAGCAACTGGCGCAGGGCGCCGAGCTGGTGCTGAACCCGGCATCGCGCTGCGCCTTCTGTCGCGATCCGGAGACCCTGTTTGTGGACGGCGAGAGCTTCCCCGCTCCCCTGCCCTTTGCCGAGCAATTCTGCCAGACGCACCGGATTGTGCAGGCGGATGTCGAGCGCCATCCGCAAATGGCCGCGGCCGGTGGCCCGATCGAGTTGCTGGTGGCGCAGGGCACGCTGATCTATCCGCCCGAGGACTTCTGA